The Corvus hawaiiensis isolate bCorHaw1 chromosome 7, bCorHaw1.pri.cur, whole genome shotgun sequence genome contains a region encoding:
- the ARL4C gene encoding ADP-ribosylation factor-like protein 4C, which translates to MGNISSNISAFQSLHIVMLGLDSAGKTTVLYRLKFNEFVNTVPTIGFNTEKIRLSNGTAKGISCHFWDVGGQEKLRPLWKSYSRCTDGIIYVVDSVDVDRLEEAKTELHKVTKFAENQGTPLLVIANKQDLPKSLPVAEIEKQLALHELTPSTTYHIQPACAIIGEGLTEGMDKLYEMILKRRKSLKQKKKRTDNSGDNKAAPASRARIPELPSPTAPEGLMRTPLGWKHGKTG; encoded by the exons ATGGGGAACATCTCGTCCAACATCTCCGCCTTCCAGTCCCTGCACATCGTCATGCTGGGCCTGGATTCGGCGGGCAAGACCACGGTGCTCTACCGCCTCAAGTTCAACGAGTTCGTCAACACCGTGCCCACCATCGGCTTCAACACGGAGAAGATCCGGCTCAGCAACGGGACGGCCAAGGGCATCAGCTGCCACTTCTGGGACGTGGGCGGCCAGGAGAAGCTGCGCCCGCTCTGGAAGTCCTACAGCCGCTGCACCGATGGCATCATCTACGTGGTGGACTCAGTGGACGTGGACCGACTGGAGGAAGCCAAAACGGAGCTGCACAAGGTGACCAAGTTCGCGGAGAACCAGGGCACCCCGCTGCTGGTCATCGCCAACAAGCAGGACCTGCCCAAATCGCTGCCGGTGGCCGAGATCGAGAAGCAGCTGGCCCTCCACGAGCTGACCCCTTCCACCACCTACCACATCCAGCCGGCCTGCGCCATCATCGGCGAGGGGCTGACGGAGGGCATGGACAAGCTCTACGAGATGATCCTCAAGCGCAGGAAGTCCCTCAAGCAGAAGAAGAAGCG GACAGACAATAGTGGTGATAACAAAGCGGCTCCCGCCAGCCGAGCCCGGATCCCGGAGCTCCCCTCTCCCACCGCTCCTGAGGGTCTGATGCGGACTCCCTTGGGctggaaacatggaaaaacGGGGTGA